A segment of the Collimonas fungivorans genome:
CGCTGTCGCTGGTGACCCTGAACAAGGCGCCACTGATCGCACGCGACGCACTCGCCATCGCCATCTCACAGTCCGGCCAGAGCCCTGACGTGATCGAACCTATCCGCTATTTCCGCGACAGCGGCGCCACTACCGTAGCGCTGGTGAACGACGCCGCATCGCCGTTGGCGAACAGCGCCGAATGGGCGCTGCCTCTGCATGCCGGCGCTGAACTCAGCGTGGCCGCTACCAAAAGCTTTATCGCCAGCCTGGTGGCCGCCGCCAGGCTCACCGCGCACTGGCAGGACGATGCGGCCTTCCTGGCCGCCATCGACGCCCTGCCGCAAGCGCTGACCGCGGCCACCCAGCTTGACTGGACGCCGGCCATCGACGTGCTGGCGCCTTCCTCGCGCATCATGGTGGTCGGGCGCGGCATCAGCTTGCCGCTGGCATTGGAATCGGCCTTGAAGTTCAAGGAAACCTCGGCGATCCAGGCCGAAGCCTTCAGCGGCGCCGAAATCAAGCATGGCCCGATGGCCTTGATTGACGAAGGTTATCCTTTGCTGATATTCGCCACGCGCGGGCCGACCCAGGCCGGCCTGCTCAAGCTGGCCGAGGAAATGCGCGGCCGCGGCGCCAAGGTATTGCTGGCAGCGCCGGACGATGTAGCAGCACGCGACCTGACCTTGCCAATAGCAGCAACGCCGGATCTCGACCCGATCGTGGCGATCCAGGCGTTCTACGTGATGGCGGCGCAGCTGGCAGTTGCGCGCGGCATGGATCCGGACCAGCCGCGGCATCTGAGCAAAGTCACCAAGACCGAG
Coding sequences within it:
- a CDS encoding SIS domain-containing protein, which gives rise to MLKEAGSAAEHVALQLSRDRDRYAELGQRLRAEPPSTILTVARGSSDHAANYCAYLIMARLGRIVASLPLSLVTLNKAPLIARDALAIAISQSGQSPDVIEPIRYFRDSGATTVALVNDAASPLANSAEWALPLHAGAELSVAATKSFIASLVAAARLTAHWQDDAAFLAAIDALPQALTAATQLDWTPAIDVLAPSSRIMVVGRGISLPLALESALKFKETSAIQAEAFSGAEIKHGPMALIDEGYPLLIFATRGPTQAGLLKLAEEMRGRGAKVLLAAPDDVAARDLTLPIAATPDLDPIVAIQAFYVMAAQLAVARGMDPDQPRHLSKVTKTE